In the genome of Peromyscus eremicus chromosome 1, PerEre_H2_v1, whole genome shotgun sequence, the window TGAACTAGGTCTTAATGATTTATATAAAACTAGAGGGTATTGAAGagataaaatattggcaaaactAGGCAATAGAACTTTGATTATAAAAATCTCAATTTTAATACTTTATTGGGTAGGAAACAAAAATGGATAGGAAACCTGGTGACACCTGCTTATCATCCCACTACTTGAAATGCTAAGCAAAGTGTCAAAGTTTCAAGGGCTGCCTGAACTACAGTTTCTAGGCCAACCTAAGAACttagtgagttcctgtctcaaaattaataataaacctTGGTCTGAGGATGTCACACAGTGTGGGGGCATTGATTTAACATGTGGAATGCCagagattcaattcccagtaccactaAACTAAAAACACTAAATGAATTGATTAGTGACCAATAAACAGTCTCAGGAAAGTGGACTGAAGAAATGGGActattgagaaaaatattttcctcatGAATTCAAAATTGATTTAAATTCTCAGGAGCTGTTTGTCACActgatttaaaagtttaaaataaagagGTGAAACAAGACATGCAACCGGTGGCGATGACCAAGGGTTGTATGGGACAGACATGGTGTGACATTTACTAGAATATatgagaagaaaacaagagatgGTGGAGGATGAAATTGTAAATCCTGGGTGTTTATAACTACGCAAAGTGTGCATGGACTTAAGACACTCGTATGGGTGAATTGCACTTGAGAGAGTCTAAAGTTGCTCAAAGACATTCAAGCCTTGAGTCAATCTCATGTCAGGGTTTGGGATCTTTAAATGGTAGAGGTTGGAGGGTAACATCTTGGCAAACATCTCTATTTCATCCTCTCTTGACTCCATAGATTTGTCAGTATGACTGGTGGATGATATTTTAAGTTGTCTTTGTCTACTTTAAAGATGTGGGAAGAATGATTCTTGTAGTTTCAGGCTATCAACAACATTGACCTTTCTAGTCCTGCTAGCTTTTCAATAtgtcactaaaagaaaaaaagaaaaaaaaaaaaaacaccaggctTTGTATAAGGCACTCAAATTGGGTTTCACTGGGTCTGTCAACAGATGAGACAATGCCCACttttatcaatttatttttttctttttcccatcccTAATGTTTCACCCCTAGATGTCAGCAGATAAAGGATGGTAATTATGCAGTGGTGGGAAGAAGAAACATTTACCACCTGTTTGAGAGCTAGATATGCTTACTACCACTCCAATGTGAAAAAACAAGATAactgaaaaataacttttaatatattcacacacatattcacatatacagGTCAGGATGATACCAAACTTTGGTTTATTTGTATTATATCTGGAGACAAGGCCACAGTCTGTACCATGCGTGGCCTAGAACTTCCTATGAAGACTgtgatgacctcaaactcacaaagatatgtctgcctgtttcctgagtgctgggattaaagacacatgtTATTATGTGCAACTGATGATGAGATATTTTAACAACAAAAGGGTAACTTTTTGATAGTATAAGTTTACAATAAAATAGGCTTGAGAGAAATACTATATCTCTGAACAGTATTTCATCAGAAGTGAGCAATATTTAGAGGTTATGTCATAACAGCTTCTCATCTCTACCATGGAAGATGAGTTCCCCACTTTCATTAGATTGTGAGTGCACTGCAGCAACATGCCTGCCATGGTCCACCTTGGTTATTTATATATTCACTGCACAGGATGTTATCTGTGCTACCATCACACAAAtgctcttttttccccttcttcagAACACTGAATTTACTATTACAGCATTTTTTCTCCAGGAACTTCCTATGACAGGTTACTTATAGTCATTCTGGATACAGAAAAGTTAATTCCTTATGACACAGAAAACTGATTCTGACACCACCATTAACTTTCTTTCTAGGAGAATAATATGTAAAAATACTCTTTGTttgatttacttattcatttctgTATCTTACATCTCCTACATCTAGTGAGTGAGCCTAAAGTTTTATTCTGTCATTCATATATTATAAACCCCCAGGACTGATAATAATTGTAACAAGGTTATGGAACACATAATGATTAAGTGAAAGTTGACATTACATGGACTAGCTATCATAAAGAAACTGTGTACAGATTCTGACTCAACATGACATGGGGAACATGGAGGGTGTATTGACAGGCATGAACTCATTAATAAAACTTAGAAGGAAATTGCCCCAGGAATCTGAGGACAACAATGATTACAGACAATTCCTGGGTCAGTATTTAGGTTTCTTAAAAGATGGTGGTTATTTTTTTCAGACATGTAGGATCAGGAAGTTCACTAGAGTCTGCTGAAGAGCAACTGGGACTAGTTAAGATCATTGGAAGATTGGActaagacttccaggtctctccCAAGATCAGACTATGGAGACAGAAGCTAAaggaatatgtatgtgtatatctgcCATCTcacaaatgacttttaaaaaagaacatagCTGGTTCTTGCTCATACTGTGTCCTCTTACTGCACACCAATAAAAATCTGTATCCATAACTACATAGAGACGACTAAAAACCTGAAAGCTGTAATAAAAAGTCACTCCTAGGGATGAAGTTCCTAATGTGTGATTCTGTCCTAGCAGAGGCAGTGCATGTGGACTGTTACTGGATGGAAATATCCCAATAATTCAGAGTTATTTTGTGAACACACAGAAAGTGAAGACAGAGCCTGGTTGAACAACCTGAAAGGTCAATCACTCAGCATTCTCAGTCCTCAACCTGCCATGAGCACAGAGAAGGCTGAACCCACAACCTGCATCACCAGGCAGCTACACTCTTCCAGTGGGAATGCCAACTGCATGGTGACTACACAGTCCATTCACAGAGTAGAAAAGGCTGTCATCTACACACAGCAGATTGCTCTACTTCAAAGTGAAATGGAGGCAAATGTAGAGACATGCTCTACTACACCACAGTAATCTATTCCTACTCAGAAACAGAACTGCTTTCCTGAGGCTGTGGGGAACTAGGGAGACCATGGTCTAAACCTATAGAAAATGCATCCGATGGTCTGCACACCACTTCTTTATTATGCATAGCTTCCGAATAAGGGGCATATTTCTGCCACTCAGGTCCTGGTTCCCAGGCCTAAAGAGAGCCTCGTACTCTCTGAGACTTTCCCACGTTTGCCCATGTTTCAGCTTTAATCTGCTGGCCCCTGTAAGgctagagacagaaaggaaagtgTGTGAAAGACACCCTTGCAAATCTTCTGTTGGGAGGAGAAAggactgaagaaaaggaaagaaggaacgaaagagagaaaatattatGAAAACTTCACCAGGAGGGTCTCCTCCCATGAGGGAAGGGGCCTACTTGACACTATCTTAGTGGGAATGCTATCTACACCTTACTCCACTGGACCCCACCCCTGTCTTGCCCAGCCTCTCTTGACCAATAGCCTCAGAGTCCTGGGGACGGGGGAAGGGGTGCAAGGTCCAGGGTGAAGAATAAAAGGACAGGCCTTCAGCCACTTGAACACACTTGCTTCTACACACCTGAGATCATCTCCAAGCCTCTAGACCTGACACCATGGTTCACTTCACAGCTGAGGAGAAGGCAGCTATCACAAGCATATGGGATAAAGTGGACGTGGAAAAAATTGGAGGGGAAACCCTGGGAAGGTAGGATCTGAGGCCAGAGCAGGAGaaatggaggggaaactgtgcaTGGCAGAAATATATAGGTTTCCTTTAGGGGTTTGTGACACATTCTGATTTTTAACTTCTTATGTCCTGTGTCTTAGGCTCTTGATTGTCTACCCATGGACTCAGAGATTCTTTGACAAATTTGGAAACCTCTCTTCTGCCCCGGCCATCATGGGTAACCCCAGAATCAGAGCCCATGGCAAGAAAGTGCTGACATCCCTAGGCTCGGCGGTTAAGAACATGGACAACCTCAAGGAGGTTTTTGCTCATCTGAGTGAGCTGCACTGTGACAAGCTTCATGTGGATCCTGAGAActtcaaggtcagtttggaacACGCTCATCTGCTCAGTTTAAGTATGACATTGCCAGAGGAATTAATGCTAAGAGTGTGATTGGTTCCTAGTGCTTATGCTTGCTtccaggaacctattcctcatattgagttgccttgtccagccttaatacaagggcaggagcttagtcctacctcaacttgatatgccatgctttgttaatacccatgggaggcctgcccctttctgaatagaaacagagaggTAGACAATGGGGGAGGAAGAGTGAGGTGGAgcaagggaatgggaggagaggaaggatgaGAAACTGTGTTCCAGATGTAAAAGAAGTGAAGAAATTTAATTAATCATAAAAAAGAGTATGATTGGTTATGCTGGCCCAGATCTCAAAATACGTAGGACCAAATCTAATGTTAATGAATTGCTAGAAACGTTTCCTATAAATCTGCAAATATTCAGCAAAGTTTTTTAGACAGACATGtggtgtaactcagttggtagaatgcttttcCAGGGTACAGAAAGTCTGAGACTCGATGCCTACCAAAGGACGAAAAGGAGCAGACTTCTGGAGTTGGTTACAAATCCTCCCTACTGTATTTCCTTAAAAGGAATCAGCACCTATGTGGAAGTAGAAATAGCATTTGAAATTGAAATTTTGTTTCAGAGAAGGAGAAAtacattatttatgtgtattctAAATGATTGACACTTCAGGAAAGATATGAGAGAAAAGTAGACAgatttttttattgctttgatgAACTTTCTAAAAAGCATTACAGTCCTAATGAGCAAAAGTATAAGAAGTATCCACCTTCTTCATTAGTGAAGACTTAAACTCTAGTAAACATGCTGTTGCACCAAAATCCTGCATTTATTGAATTCAGGCCATTGGTGAACAAGTAAAGGAGTAAGCAACATAAAAATGGTGGACTGTGGAAACAGAAGGGAGCAAGGGAGCAAGGAGGGCACGTGAACAGTGAAACTGAACCAACCTCCTCGTTAGAGTGAATAGATAATTGGGGATTGGAGTCCTCAGggaatttaacttaaaaatattatttttttcatgccaattcttttctgtatcttcttttctcacttttgTGTATCTTTTTTGTGTTTCTTCTCACAGCTCCTGGGTAACATGCTGGTGATTGTTCTTTCTTCTCACTTTGGCAAGGAATTCACGGCAGAGGTGCAGGCTGCCTGGCAGAAGTTGGTGGCTGGTGTGGCCAATGCTCTGTCCCACAAGTACCACTGAGCCCCCTTTCTTGATGAGCAGCACTGCTATGTGCCTCTCAGGCTCATCCTACACAAGACCACCTTGTTGGGATTTGAAACTTAAGCTTCTGCTTAATAAAGTCCATTCTCTTCAGTAACCCAAGAGTCATGCTTTGTTGTGTATGTTTCTTACTATTGTGTTAAAGAAAGAAGGTTGATGGGTGCATGGTAGTCAAGAGGCACCACAGGACACCAGAGTTTCTTTGAAAACTGTATAGGGACTCAGAAGAGGAAGGTAGATGTTATGGGATTTTTCTAGGGTGTCAAGGAGGATGAAGAGTTGAAAAGAATTCTCATGTAGGAAAGCAAAGTGTTAATACGTTGGAGAAGGAGTTGTATGGACAGTTGCTAAAACTTAGTGCGGAGGGTGAAGAAAAGCATGGCAAATGATAACCTGCAAGTTGTGATATGTATCTTTTCATTAAGATAAAGCTTTAGACAGATCTAATGTCTAAGCTGAGATAATAAATGCactcagattttttatttttaagaaatgatttattttatttttaatcatgtgtctctgtgtctgtcactGTTTggttttgtgcatgtgagtgcaagagTCTATGGCAGCTAGAAGCGCAAGTcccattggaactggagttacaggagtgactgcctgccatgggtgctgggaactgaactcagttcctctgagAGTGTAtgtactcttaaacactgagccatcatctctccatcttCAAGTGTACATTTTCCAGCAGGTACTTTATCAGGTGTCCTCTGAAGCTGATTGCGAGAAAAAGGACAAATTGATAGAGAGCAGTGAACATTTAAGGCAATGTTTCAATGAAACCACTATAGCAGGCTTGCGTTTTGAAGGAATTCATTGTCTCAGTGATGAATCAAAGCTCGGAGACACAGTTCACTGTAATTTTCTGTAGGGCTGTAATGAGCAATGAGATGGTGATAGAGAAAGGATAGAAGTAGAACCTTGTCAGGTCAAGTGGACGATGAAGATTTCATACATGGGAAGTCTACATGAATGCTAAAACTTTCTGTAATCTAAAGCCAGTGAACTAGGTCTTAATGATTTATATAAAACTAGAGGGTATTGAAGAGGTAAAATATTGGCAAAACTAGGCAACAGAGACTTTGATTATAAAAATCTCAATTTTAATACTTTATTGGGTAGGAAACAAAAATGGATAGGAAACCTGGTGACACCTGCTTATCATCCCACTACTTGAAATGCTAAGCAAAGTGTCAAAGTTTCAAGGGCTGCCTGAACTACAGTTTCTAGGCCAACCTACGAACttagtgagttcctgtctcagaaTTAATAATAAACCTTGGTCTGAGGATGTCACACGGTGTGGGGGCATTGACTTAACATGTGGAATGCCagagattcaattcccagtaccactaAACTAAAAACACTAAATGAATTGATTAGTGACCAATAAACAGTCTCAGGAAAGTGGACTGAAGAAATGGGActattgagaaaaatattttcctcatGAATTCAAAATTGATTTAAATTCTCAGGAGCTGTTTGTCACActgatttaaaagtttaaaataaagagGTGAAACAAGACATGCAACCGGTGGCGATGACCAAGGGTGGTATGGGACAGACATGGTGTGACATTTACTAGAATATatgagaagaaaacaagagatgGTGAAGGATGAAATTATAAATCCTGAGTGGTTATAACTACGCAAAGTGTGCATGGACTTAAGACACTGATATGGGTAAATTACACTTGAGAGAGTCTAAAGTTGCTCAAAGACATTCAAGCCTTGAGTCAATCTCATGTCAGGGTTTGGGATCTTTAAATGGTAGAGGTTGGAGGGTAACATCTTGGCCAACATCTCTATTTCATCCTCTCTTGACTCCATAGATTTGTCAGTATGACTGGTGGATGATATTTTAAGTCGTCTTTGTCTACTTTAAAGATGTGGGAAGAATGATTCTTGTAATTTCAGGCTACCAACAACACTGACCTTTCT includes:
- the LOC131901198 gene encoding hemoglobin subunit beta-H0 encodes the protein MVHFTAEEKAAITSIWDKVDVEKIGGETLGRLLIVYPWTQRFFDKFGNLSSAPAIMGNPRIRAHGKKVLTSLGSAVKNMDNLKEVFAHLSELHCDKLHVDPENFKLLGNMLVIVLSSHFGKEFTAEVQAAWQKLVAGVANALSHKYH